In Flavobacterium okayamense, a single window of DNA contains:
- a CDS encoding T9SS type B sorting domain-containing protein codes for MKKLNIIFFLLVFSLCVNAQLSNKHWIPPLHANETFDSSLIKQHYIYLSTPEPTPFQVTIKDGSGNPFNLGTYTISQGNPIRVTIGSAQPSTMMVDREDVGHVISGKGLILEAQYDFYVNFRVRADNHAEFLASKGRTGVGKVFRLGSLPQNDFGTIRNFVSSFMATEDNTTVNLSQYDSTIIFINGNSTFSSANQTFTLNEGESVVVSGYSESNVANLNGFVGALLESDKPIVVNTGNLAGGMNNAGMGQDFNLDQIVPLEQVGQEYVIMKGNGSDITEHPLVIAHEDNTEIYINGSATPIITINAGQYFLIPTSSFIGPGTNKNMYIYTSKKSFLYQIVGGSLSDATSGFYFIPPLSCFWQNSVDLIPSINEIGTQTDFNGNLIIATEAGSTVSINGTPTTSTPLIVTGNPNWETYRVTNLTGNVSIESTGALAVGVFSASGNAGIGGYFSGFGSTPSDTTIDVCTGSIIDLFDKIPGNPEPGGNWEYNGAPRNPNNGLFDPSTDPIGTYTYTFSKTCDGIVRTIPIDIVINSIQPGPNVGASSSKSYCVTDTSEDLTNVLGTNITTGGNWTFNGNPRPDGIIDPSVDLSGLYTYTIPAQGVCDAVSATITVAINPSPQLESVSDFLLCDDTNSGSDTDGMSVFNLNLKNAEVFGLQTNVSVKYYEDISDAENENTNNITSITASTGKIIYFRIENNFGCYLVGNFSLIVNPKPSLTITTISLKQCDNDTDTIADFVLTEANDLITSDTNVTFTYFTSFNGANTNNSSLQILNPDQFSAANGSSIWVRVENQFGCHRVAQINLVVSTTQFPSSFIPQEYPVCDIYRDVNDVDNDGFDYFDIDDFYTNDIINAFPLSQQPFLEVSYYENYDDAELVINPILNINNYRNIIAGGNSIWARVDSQLNNDPGCKGIQELVLVVNPIPEIDLGVNFTLCLDPVVGTGSQIIDATPSNAGTFSYEWFSNIPGLDLTGETNAQYNVTEPGTYSVLVTNLTTGCQNTDDITATFSSEPATFEASVTTEPFSPGLSTIVGLASGGYGIYEYSLDLVNWQSSPIFNNIPNGNHTIYVRDIQGCGILAVSNLIAITYPNFFTPNGDGYNDTWNISNLPEEYNAQIHIFDRYGKFIKQISPYGLGWNGTYNGELLPSSDYWFTMKYTVNNEQKEFKSHFTLKR; via the coding sequence GTGAAAAAGTTAAATATTATATTTTTTTTATTAGTTTTCAGTTTATGTGTTAATGCTCAATTGAGTAACAAACACTGGATTCCGCCTTTACATGCTAATGAGACTTTTGATTCAAGTTTAATTAAGCAACATTATATTTATCTATCAACTCCAGAACCAACTCCTTTTCAAGTTACAATTAAGGATGGTTCAGGAAATCCATTTAATTTAGGAACTTATACTATTTCTCAAGGAAATCCTATTAGAGTTACAATTGGTAGTGCACAACCCTCTACCATGATGGTTGACAGAGAAGATGTTGGGCATGTTATTTCTGGAAAAGGATTAATTCTTGAAGCTCAATATGATTTTTATGTAAACTTTAGAGTCCGTGCAGATAACCATGCAGAATTTTTAGCTTCAAAAGGGAGAACTGGTGTAGGAAAAGTTTTCCGTTTGGGAAGTTTACCTCAAAATGATTTCGGTACTATTAGAAATTTTGTTTCTAGTTTTATGGCTACTGAAGATAATACAACTGTAAATTTATCTCAATACGACTCAACAATAATCTTTATTAACGGAAATAGTACTTTTAGTAGTGCTAATCAAACTTTTACTTTAAATGAAGGCGAAAGTGTTGTTGTTTCAGGTTATTCCGAATCTAATGTAGCCAATTTAAATGGATTTGTTGGTGCACTTTTAGAATCGGACAAACCTATAGTAGTAAACACTGGTAATTTAGCAGGAGGGATGAATAATGCTGGTATGGGGCAAGATTTTAATCTAGACCAAATTGTCCCATTAGAACAAGTGGGTCAAGAATATGTAATAATGAAAGGAAATGGAAGTGATATAACCGAACACCCTCTTGTTATAGCTCATGAAGACAACACTGAAATATACATAAATGGTAGTGCTACTCCAATTATAACAATTAATGCTGGTCAATATTTTTTAATTCCAACTTCTTCTTTTATAGGACCTGGAACAAATAAAAACATGTATATCTACACTTCAAAAAAATCATTTTTGTATCAAATTGTTGGAGGTAGTTTATCTGATGCAACTTCCGGATTTTATTTTATTCCACCATTGAGTTGTTTTTGGCAAAATAGTGTTGATTTAATTCCTTCTATCAATGAAATTGGAACTCAAACCGATTTTAATGGTAACTTAATCATTGCAACAGAAGCTGGATCTACAGTTAGTATAAATGGCACACCGACAACTTCAACACCTCTTATTGTTACTGGAAATCCGAATTGGGAAACCTACAGAGTTACTAACTTAACAGGTAATGTAAGTATTGAATCTACAGGTGCTTTAGCAGTAGGTGTATTTTCGGCAAGTGGTAATGCTGGGATTGGAGGTTATTTTTCTGGATTTGGAAGTACGCCTAGCGACACAACGATAGACGTATGTACAGGATCTATAATTGATTTATTCGACAAAATACCTGGCAACCCTGAACCAGGAGGAAATTGGGAATACAATGGAGCTCCAAGAAATCCAAATAATGGTCTTTTTGATCCTTCAACAGATCCAATTGGAACTTATACATATACATTTTCTAAAACCTGTGATGGTATAGTAAGAACAATTCCAATTGACATTGTTATCAATTCTATTCAGCCAGGGCCAAATGTTGGTGCTTCATCTTCAAAATCTTACTGTGTGACTGATACATCGGAAGATTTAACAAATGTTTTAGGAACAAATATCACAACAGGTGGTAATTGGACATTTAATGGAAATCCTCGTCCTGACGGTATAATTGATCCTTCTGTAGATCTGTCAGGGTTATACACTTATACAATTCCTGCCCAAGGTGTTTGTGATGCTGTTTCAGCAACAATAACAGTAGCAATAAACCCATCGCCTCAACTCGAGTCTGTTTCTGATTTTTTACTTTGCGATGACACAAACTCTGGTTCGGACACTGATGGAATGTCTGTTTTTAACTTAAACTTAAAAAACGCTGAGGTTTTTGGATTACAAACTAACGTATCTGTAAAATACTATGAAGACATTTCAGATGCTGAAAATGAAAACACTAATAACATTACTTCAATAACAGCTAGTACTGGGAAAATAATCTATTTTCGTATTGAAAATAATTTTGGTTGTTATCTAGTCGGTAATTTTTCATTAATTGTAAATCCAAAACCAAGTTTAACAATAACAACAATATCGCTAAAACAATGTGATAATGACACCGACACTATTGCCGATTTTGTTTTAACCGAAGCAAATGATTTAATTACTAGTGACACTAATGTAACTTTTACATATTTTACATCTTTCAATGGAGCAAACACTAATAATAGTTCATTACAAATTTTAAACCCTGATCAATTTTCTGCTGCTAATGGAAGTTCAATATGGGTTAGAGTTGAAAATCAATTTGGGTGCCATCGAGTTGCTCAAATTAATCTAGTTGTTTCAACAACTCAATTCCCTTCTTCATTTATTCCTCAAGAATATCCGGTATGTGATATTTATAGAGATGTAAACGATGTTGATAATGATGGTTTTGATTACTTTGATATTGATGATTTCTACACAAATGACATTATTAATGCTTTCCCATTATCACAACAACCATTTTTAGAAGTTTCATATTATGAAAATTATGACGATGCAGAATTAGTAATTAATCCAATTCTAAACATCAATAACTATAGAAATATTATTGCAGGTGGAAATTCTATCTGGGCAAGAGTGGATAGTCAATTAAATAACGACCCTGGTTGTAAAGGAATTCAAGAATTAGTTTTAGTTGTAAACCCTATCCCAGAAATAGATTTAGGTGTAAACTTTACACTATGTTTGGATCCAGTAGTGGGAACTGGCTCGCAAATAATAGATGCAACTCCTTCAAATGCTGGAACTTTTTCTTATGAATGGTTTTCAAATATACCGGGTCTGGATTTAACTGGAGAAACAAACGCTCAATATAACGTTACTGAACCAGGAACCTATAGTGTTTTGGTTACTAATCTTACAACAGGTTGTCAAAATACTGATGATATTACCGCTACATTCTCTTCAGAACCTGCAACATTTGAAGCTTCCGTTACTACTGAACCTTTTTCTCCGGGATTAAGTACAATTGTAGGTTTAGCATCTGGTGGATATGGAATTTATGAATATAGTTTAGATTTAGTTAACTGGCAATCAAGCCCAATTTTTAATAATATTCCTAATGGAAATCATACTATTTATGTTCGTGATATTCAAGGATGTGGTATTTTAGCTGTTAGCAATCTAATAGCAATAACATATCCTAATTTCTTTACACCTAATGGTGACGGGTATAATGATACTTGGAATATTTCAAACTTACCTGAAGAATATAATGCTCAAATTCACATATTTGATAGATATGGTAAATTTATTAAACAAATTAGTCCTTACGGATTAGGATGGAATGGCACCTATAATGGTGAGTTATTACCCTCTTCTGACTACTGGTTTACGATGAAATATACTGTAAATAACGAACAAAAAGAATTTAAGTCACATTTTACATTAAAGCGTTAA
- a CDS encoding enoyl-CoA hydratase/isomerase family protein — MEGKISVEIKENIATVSFYNPASNSFPSSQLQLLTDTLYDLNKNKSVVLIILKSEGEGAFCAGASFDELLQVTNLEEGNRFFSGFANVINAMRKSNKLIVGRIHGKAVGGGVGIMAACDYTFATEKVAVKLSELAIGIGPFVIEPAVSKKIGKAAMAEMTLAATEWKSSQWAFDKGLISKLFHTTEEMDNNLSSFSKQLASFNPEALYEMKKVIWEGTEDWDHLLYERAAISGRLVLSEFTRNALNEFKKS; from the coding sequence ATGGAAGGAAAAATCTCTGTAGAAATAAAAGAAAACATTGCTACGGTCAGTTTTTATAACCCAGCTAGTAATTCTTTCCCAAGTTCACAACTTCAATTGTTAACTGATACATTATATGATTTAAATAAAAATAAATCAGTTGTATTAATCATACTTAAAAGTGAAGGTGAAGGCGCTTTTTGTGCAGGCGCTTCATTCGACGAACTTCTACAAGTTACTAATTTAGAAGAAGGTAATAGATTTTTCTCGGGGTTTGCTAACGTTATAAATGCCATGCGAAAATCTAATAAATTAATTGTTGGTCGTATACATGGTAAAGCTGTTGGTGGCGGTGTTGGAATTATGGCTGCTTGTGATTATACTTTCGCAACTGAAAAAGTAGCTGTAAAATTATCTGAGTTAGCTATAGGAATAGGACCATTTGTTATTGAACCTGCAGTAAGTAAAAAAATTGGAAAAGCTGCAATGGCAGAAATGACATTAGCAGCAACGGAATGGAAATCTTCTCAGTGGGCATTTGATAAAGGACTTATTTCTAAATTATTTCATACAACGGAAGAAATGGATAATAACCTTAGTTCTTTTTCAAAGCAATTAGCTAGTTTTAATCCAGAAGCTTTATATGAAATGAAAAAAGTAATTTGGGAAGGAACCGAAGATTGGGATCATCTACTTTATGAAAGAGCTGCAATATCTGGTCGACTTGTTTTATCAGAATTTACTAGAAACGCTTTAAATGAATTCAAAAAATCATGA
- a CDS encoding 2OG-Fe(II) oxygenase — protein MSEFELNPMYEKVIIDLLEQQFSIVDDFFNFKEIEDLRALLLEKYNEDEFRKAAIGNQFSEQIIKSIRGDFISWIDENNLLPEEKVFFNKIDDFTNYMNRTCFLGIQEKEFHYAVYPKGTFYKKHLDTFQNDDSRKLSIVCYLNDEDWKPEYGGELVIFKPLEEIKVYPLKGRVVIFESQVLEHEVSQVEQMRLSITGWLKTRKLN, from the coding sequence ATGAGTGAATTTGAATTGAATCCAATGTATGAAAAGGTTATTATTGACCTTTTAGAGCAACAATTTTCTATTGTTGATGATTTCTTTAATTTTAAAGAGATTGAAGATTTAAGAGCACTTTTGTTAGAGAAATATAATGAAGATGAATTTAGAAAAGCAGCAATTGGTAATCAATTCTCAGAACAAATTATCAAATCTATAAGAGGAGATTTTATTTCTTGGATAGACGAAAACAATTTATTACCTGAAGAAAAAGTTTTTTTCAATAAAATTGATGATTTTACTAATTACATGAACCGAACTTGTTTTCTTGGAATTCAAGAAAAGGAGTTTCATTATGCAGTTTATCCTAAGGGAACTTTTTATAAAAAACACTTAGATACATTTCAGAACGATGATTCTAGAAAATTATCAATTGTTTGTTATTTAAATGATGAGGATTGGAAACCTGAATACGGAGGTGAGTTAGTTATATTTAAGCCTCTAGAAGAAATTAAAGTATACCCATTAAAAGGGAGAGTAGTGATCTTTGAAAGTCAGGTTTTAGAACACGAAGTTAGTCAGGTTGAGCAAATGCGATTAAGTATTACAGGCTGGTTAAAAACCCGAAAGTTGAATTAG
- a CDS encoding 6-pyruvoyl trahydropterin synthase family protein has protein sequence MSTIRITKQFNFETGHALYGYDGKCKNVHGHSYKLSVTVIGKPITDTKNVKYGMVIDFSDLKKIVKEEIVDLFDHATVFNKNTPHIELAEELKSRGHHVILVDYQPTSENMVIDFALKIKARLPEDIKLFSLRLQETESSYAEWFQSDNI, from the coding sequence ATGAGTACAATCAGAATTACAAAACAATTCAATTTTGAAACTGGCCATGCACTTTATGGCTACGATGGTAAATGTAAAAATGTTCATGGGCATAGCTATAAACTTTCTGTAACAGTTATTGGCAAACCTATAACTGATACTAAAAACGTAAAGTATGGAATGGTCATTGATTTTTCTGATTTAAAAAAAATTGTAAAAGAAGAAATCGTTGACTTATTTGATCATGCAACAGTCTTTAACAAGAATACACCTCATATAGAATTAGCTGAAGAGTTAAAATCAAGAGGACACCATGTAATCTTAGTAGATTATCAGCCAACAAGTGAAAATATGGTTATTGATTTTGCTTTAAAAATAAAAGCAAGACTTCCAGAAGACATTAAATTGTTTTCATTACGATTACAAGAAACAGAGAGTTCGTATGCCGAATGGTTTCAAAGTGATAACATATAA
- a CDS encoding OmpA family protein, with the protein MKKIFFTLSFVIASGLISAQNNKTKAADKLFDRYEYVEAAEAYLKIVDENDDDLYIESQLAECYYNVFNTSEAVKWYGKIAEQKNDAETYYRYAQMLKAQGNYTESDKQMNKFAALAPKDQRAIEFKSNPNYLQDLKNQSKLFEITPATISSDKSDFGAVMSNTNEVYFSSARNGSRKNASFNEEPFLDVYKAIYNEDGTLSEPTLVSEINTKWHDGPVAISADGNTMFFGSESFNESEFVKDKDKRLKYGKIYLYKATKNGDKWSNIKPLPFNNEAYSLRNPALSADGKTLYFSSDMPGGIGGEDIYKVSVDGDTYGTPENLGNKVNTEGDESFPFITNKDVLYFASNAREGFGGFDIFKIDLAKDNEPLNVGEPVNTEKDDFSFAFNTDKKVAFFSSNRAGVDNIYMATPICGVNGLVLVKNSKTGTVIEGVLVSVLDDQNNVVSTNTTNDQGNAKFGLACEKDYNFNASRSGFENAVASMSKSEGGEEIIEILMDPIKPIITETEVILNPIFFEFNRSNITKQGAEELDRLVDVMNEHPEMVIFAKSHTDSRGGDKYNLNLSDRRAKATVQYIISKGIDKERISGQGFGETEPKVDCKKCTEEEHAQNRRSEFLIVKK; encoded by the coding sequence ATGAAAAAAATATTTTTTACTTTAAGTTTTGTAATCGCTTCAGGATTAATAAGCGCACAAAACAATAAAACAAAAGCGGCAGATAAATTATTTGATCGCTACGAATATGTTGAAGCTGCTGAAGCATATTTAAAAATTGTAGATGAAAATGACGATGATTTATATATCGAAAGTCAATTGGCAGAATGCTACTACAATGTTTTTAACACAAGTGAAGCTGTAAAATGGTATGGTAAGATCGCTGAACAAAAGAACGATGCAGAAACATACTATAGATATGCTCAAATGTTAAAAGCTCAAGGAAATTATACGGAATCTGATAAGCAAATGAATAAGTTTGCTGCTTTAGCTCCTAAAGACCAAAGAGCAATTGAATTTAAGAGTAATCCAAATTACCTACAAGATTTAAAAAATCAATCTAAATTATTTGAGATTACTCCAGCAACAATTAGTAGTGACAAATCTGATTTTGGAGCAGTAATGTCAAATACAAACGAAGTATATTTTTCAAGTGCTAGAAATGGTTCTAGAAAAAATGCTAGTTTCAACGAAGAGCCATTTTTAGACGTTTATAAAGCAATTTATAATGAAGATGGTACTTTGAGTGAACCAACATTAGTTTCTGAGATTAATACTAAATGGCATGATGGTCCAGTAGCTATTTCAGCAGATGGAAATACTATGTTCTTTGGTAGTGAAAGTTTTAACGAAAGTGAATTTGTAAAAGATAAAGATAAACGATTAAAATACGGTAAAATATATCTTTATAAAGCGACAAAAAATGGAGACAAATGGTCAAACATTAAGCCACTTCCATTTAACAATGAGGCGTATTCATTACGAAACCCTGCTTTAAGTGCTGATGGTAAAACATTATACTTCTCTTCTGATATGCCTGGAGGAATTGGAGGTGAAGATATTTATAAAGTAAGTGTAGATGGAGATACTTATGGCACGCCTGAAAATTTAGGTAATAAAGTAAATACTGAAGGAGATGAAAGTTTTCCTTTTATTACAAATAAAGATGTCTTATATTTTGCATCTAACGCTAGAGAAGGTTTCGGAGGTTTTGATATTTTTAAAATTGATTTAGCTAAAGATAATGAACCATTAAATGTTGGAGAACCTGTAAACACGGAAAAAGACGATTTCTCTTTTGCTTTCAATACCGATAAAAAGGTAGCTTTTTTCTCTAGTAATAGAGCTGGTGTTGATAACATTTATATGGCAACACCTATTTGCGGTGTAAATGGTTTAGTTTTGGTTAAAAATTCTAAAACTGGAACAGTTATTGAAGGAGTATTAGTGTCAGTTTTAGATGATCAAAATAATGTAGTTTCAACAAACACAACTAACGACCAAGGTAATGCTAAATTTGGATTAGCTTGTGAGAAAGATTATAACTTTAATGCTTCACGTTCAGGTTTTGAAAACGCTGTAGCATCAATGAGTAAATCAGAAGGTGGAGAAGAAATTATTGAAATTTTAATGGATCCTATCAAGCCTATTATCACAGAAACAGAAGTTATTCTAAACCCTATTTTCTTTGAATTTAATAGAAGTAATATAACTAAACAAGGAGCTGAAGAGTTAGATCGTTTAGTTGATGTAATGAATGAGCATCCTGAAATGGTAATATTTGCTAAATCTCATACAGATAGTAGAGGTGGTGATAAGTACAATTTAAATTTATCTGACCGTAGAGCTAAAGCTACTGTTCAATACATTATTTCAAAAGGTATAGATAAAGAGAGAATCTCTGGACAAGGTTTTGGTGAAACTGAACCAAAAGTAGATTGTAAAAAATGTACTGAAGAGGAACATGCGCAAAACAGAAGAAGTGAATTCTTAATTGTTAAGAAATAA
- a CDS encoding PorP/SprF family type IX secretion system membrane protein — protein sequence MRKLLLVIFLASGALFEGYAQQDPHYTQYMYNMSVMNPAYAGSKESLSLGILYRKQWVEIEDAPTTATFFGHSPVGKNVGLGLSVISDKIGPVEENNIYGDFSYTLSLGGEHKLAFGIKTGLTLHKVGLFSEIGNGYVPDVDDPAFSENISNTYFNIGSGLFYYTNKYYLGFSVPNMLKSKHLDLSVNGDQYEFGSETSHYFFTGGYVFDLNEKVKFKPFFMLKSAFSAPTSLDLSTNFLFNDKFEVGATYRLDDSFGAMANYAVLPNLRIGYAYDHIVSDLKVTTPSSHEIILLWDVNFSKKVSSSPRFF from the coding sequence ATGAGAAAACTATTATTAGTTATATTTTTAGCCTCAGGAGCCCTTTTTGAAGGTTACGCTCAACAAGATCCGCATTATACTCAATATATGTATAATATGAGTGTAATGAATCCAGCTTATGCTGGTTCTAAAGAAAGTTTATCTTTGGGTATACTTTACCGAAAACAATGGGTAGAAATTGAAGATGCGCCAACAACAGCTACTTTTTTTGGACACAGTCCAGTTGGGAAAAATGTTGGATTGGGTTTGTCTGTTATTTCTGATAAAATTGGGCCTGTAGAAGAAAATAACATTTACGGTGATTTTTCTTACACTCTAAGTTTAGGAGGAGAGCATAAGTTAGCTTTTGGTATTAAAACTGGGCTAACATTACATAAAGTTGGTTTATTCAGCGAAATTGGAAATGGTTATGTTCCGGATGTTGATGATCCAGCATTTTCAGAAAATATCAGTAATACATACTTTAACATTGGTTCAGGATTGTTTTATTATACAAATAAATATTACCTTGGATTTTCAGTGCCTAATATGTTAAAATCTAAACATTTAGATTTGTCAGTAAATGGAGATCAATATGAGTTTGGTTCAGAAACTTCTCATTATTTCTTTACTGGAGGATATGTTTTTGATTTAAATGAAAAAGTTAAATTCAAGCCTTTCTTTATGTTGAAGTCTGCATTTAGTGCGCCTACATCTTTAGATTTATCGACTAATTTCTTATTTAATGATAAATTTGAAGTAGGAGCAACTTATCGTCTTGATGATAGTTTCGGTGCAATGGCTAATTATGCTGTTTTACCTAATTTAAGAATAGGTTATGCTTATGATCATATTGTTTCTGACTTAAAAGTTACAACTCCATCTTCACACGAGATTATTTTATTGTGGGATGTTAACTTCTCTAAGAAGGTTTCAAGTTCACCAAGATTTTTCTAA